The Burkholderia ambifaria AMMD genome has a segment encoding these proteins:
- a CDS encoding GNAT family N-acetyltransferase translates to MDRAEHISIEQAVDLPADELNGCDFSFEIAWELNAPYRDLLDLRALPVRRKDYGFDPAGWAREACGGTALFRATAGGRLAGFVAITESWNGMAEIAELAVDRACRRQGIGQYLLAAAEAWARSRGFGFMRLETQANNVAACCTYARAGFVVGGHDRFLYADGVNDGEVALFWYKDLRDGQTAKSRTVDPESMRPLS, encoded by the coding sequence ATGGACCGAGCCGAGCACATCAGCATCGAACAGGCGGTCGATCTGCCCGCCGACGAACTGAACGGATGCGACTTCTCGTTCGAGATCGCGTGGGAACTGAACGCGCCGTACCGCGATCTGCTCGACTTGCGCGCGCTGCCCGTGCGGCGCAAGGACTACGGCTTCGACCCGGCCGGCTGGGCGCGCGAGGCGTGCGGCGGCACCGCGCTGTTCCGCGCGACTGCGGGCGGGCGCCTCGCGGGATTCGTCGCGATCACCGAAAGCTGGAACGGGATGGCCGAGATCGCGGAACTCGCGGTCGATCGCGCGTGCCGGCGGCAAGGAATCGGCCAGTACCTGCTGGCGGCCGCGGAAGCGTGGGCGCGCAGCCGCGGGTTCGGCTTCATGCGGCTGGAAACGCAGGCGAACAACGTCGCGGCCTGCTGCACGTACGCCCGCGCGGGCTTCGTCGTGGGCGGCCACGACCGCTTCCTGTACGCCGACGGCGTGAACGACGGGGAAGTCGCGCTGTTCTGGTACAAGGATCTGCGCGACGGGCAGACCGCGAAGAGCCGGACCGTCGATCCGGAATCGATGCGGCCGTTGTCCTGA
- a CDS encoding nuclear transport factor 2 family protein, which translates to MSEQSNVQLVQDAYAAFGRGDIGGVLQTLSENIDWFIPGPADVVPFVGRRRGPRDVATFFAALAATQTAERFEPLEFIASGKRVVVLGTQRWHVLSTGRTYEDDWVHVFTIESGKIAKFAEYHDTAAEAAAHRY; encoded by the coding sequence ATGAGCGAGCAAAGCAATGTGCAACTGGTGCAGGACGCGTACGCGGCGTTCGGCAGGGGCGACATCGGCGGCGTCCTGCAGACGCTGTCCGAAAACATCGACTGGTTCATCCCGGGGCCGGCCGACGTCGTACCGTTCGTCGGCAGGAGACGCGGGCCGCGGGACGTCGCGACGTTCTTCGCTGCGCTTGCGGCGACGCAGACCGCGGAACGGTTCGAGCCGCTCGAGTTCATCGCCAGCGGCAAGCGGGTCGTCGTGCTCGGCACGCAGCGCTGGCATGTGCTGTCGACCGGGCGCACGTACGAGGACGACTGGGTGCACGTGTTCACGATCGAAAGCGGGAAGATAGCGAAGTTTGCCGAGTACCACGATACCGCCGCCGAAGCGGCCGCACATCGTTACTGA
- a CDS encoding helix-turn-helix transcriptional regulator: MLPDVNSSHRDTDRFNVSFKALGELIETVGTPHFVPRLAQLLNDVVPLDVAHIERSRVDGAMPTGYRCEWIGSSGIGAETDTAEISDVMTLYYERFFDSDPLFAGLRGKTGTMLVVRDIAAIPPGEFRQRLFDDVRIGHECVLARGTRYAQHSIALERGRDRPPFTLAEMSHFRSISDVLFPLLELHASTTAARRIAHPTPDVHPLAQFDARIAADGVKLSKREYETCKHLISGKTVPETAEILGVRVASAESYVKRAFAKLGVRTKRELAAWGAIVG, from the coding sequence ATGCTGCCCGACGTGAACTCCTCCCACCGCGACACCGATCGCTTCAACGTGTCGTTCAAGGCGCTCGGCGAATTGATCGAGACGGTCGGCACGCCGCACTTCGTGCCGCGTCTCGCGCAACTGCTGAACGATGTGGTGCCGCTCGACGTCGCGCACATCGAACGCTCGCGCGTCGATGGCGCGATGCCGACCGGCTATCGCTGCGAATGGATCGGCAGCAGCGGCATCGGCGCGGAGACTGATACCGCCGAAATCTCCGACGTGATGACGCTCTACTACGAGCGCTTTTTCGACAGCGATCCGCTGTTCGCGGGGCTGCGCGGCAAGACGGGCACGATGCTCGTCGTGCGCGACATCGCGGCGATCCCGCCCGGCGAGTTCCGCCAGCGACTGTTCGACGACGTGCGTATCGGCCACGAATGCGTGCTCGCGCGCGGCACCCGCTATGCGCAGCATTCGATCGCGCTCGAACGCGGCCGCGACCGCCCGCCGTTCACGCTCGCCGAGATGAGCCACTTTCGCAGCATCAGCGACGTGCTGTTCCCGTTGCTCGAGCTGCACGCGTCGACCACCGCCGCGCGGCGCATCGCGCATCCGACGCCCGACGTGCATCCGCTCGCGCAGTTCGATGCGCGGATCGCGGCCGACGGCGTGAAGCTGTCGAAGCGCGAATACGAAACCTGCAAGCATCTCATCTCCGGCAAGACCGTGCCGGAGACCGCCGAGATCCTCGGCGTGCGGGTCGCGTCGGCCGAGTCGTACGTGAAGCGCGCGTTCGCGAAGCTCGGCGTGCGCACGAAGCGCGAGCTCGCCGCATGGGGCGCGATCGTCGGCTGA
- a CDS encoding MFS transporter: MAHSASRTHASPSAQPHTRADTAPDTAHDSAARASAPAAATFTAPPSRKRLIILALLFVTVVINYLDRSNLSIAAPALFKELNIDPVRAGLVFSAFGWTYALMQIPGGWLVDKVSPRVLYAGALALWSAATLLLGFAGSFVGLVVLRLAVGALEAPAYPINNRVVTTWFPTRERASAIGGYTSGQFVGLAFLTPVLAWLQVHLGWHMVFVATGLAGIAWAAIWYAVYREPRAFRGVNAAEIALIRDGGGLVDLEDRVAARTERAPSTWRDLGVVLGRRKLWGIYLGQFALNSTLWFFLTWFPTYLVKYRGMDFIKSGFLASLPFLAAFVGVLCSGVLSDWLMRRGASQGFARKLPIISGLLISTCIIGANYVTSTGWVIAFMTIAFFGNGFASITWSLVSGLAPARLLGLTGGVFNLIGNLSAIATPIVIGLLVDGADFSRAITYIAAMALAGSLSYGLLVGKVERIDA, from the coding sequence GTGGCCCATTCCGCGTCACGCACGCATGCCAGCCCGTCGGCGCAGCCGCACACGCGCGCCGACACCGCACCCGACACCGCCCACGATTCCGCAGCCCGCGCGTCCGCGCCCGCGGCCGCCACCTTCACCGCGCCGCCGAGCCGCAAGCGCCTGATCATCCTTGCGCTGCTGTTCGTCACGGTGGTGATCAACTATCTCGACCGCAGCAACCTTTCGATCGCCGCGCCCGCGCTGTTCAAGGAATTGAACATCGACCCGGTTCGCGCGGGCCTCGTGTTTTCCGCGTTCGGCTGGACCTATGCGTTGATGCAGATCCCCGGCGGCTGGCTCGTCGACAAGGTGTCGCCGCGCGTGCTGTATGCGGGCGCGCTCGCGCTGTGGTCGGCCGCGACGCTGCTGCTCGGCTTCGCCGGCTCGTTCGTCGGGCTGGTCGTGCTGCGGCTCGCGGTGGGCGCGCTCGAAGCGCCGGCCTATCCGATCAACAACCGCGTGGTCACGACGTGGTTCCCGACCCGCGAGCGCGCCAGCGCGATCGGCGGCTACACGTCGGGGCAGTTCGTCGGCCTCGCGTTCCTCACGCCGGTGCTCGCGTGGCTGCAAGTGCATCTCGGCTGGCACATGGTGTTCGTCGCGACCGGGCTCGCCGGCATCGCATGGGCCGCGATCTGGTATGCGGTGTATCGCGAGCCGCGCGCGTTTCGCGGAGTCAATGCGGCCGAGATCGCGCTGATCCGCGACGGCGGCGGCCTCGTCGATCTCGAGGACCGCGTCGCCGCGCGCACCGAACGCGCGCCGTCGACGTGGCGCGACCTCGGCGTCGTGCTCGGTCGGCGCAAGCTGTGGGGCATCTATCTCGGCCAGTTCGCGCTGAACTCGACGCTGTGGTTCTTCCTCACGTGGTTCCCGACTTACCTCGTCAAGTATCGCGGGATGGATTTCATCAAGTCGGGCTTTCTCGCGTCGCTGCCGTTTCTCGCCGCGTTCGTCGGCGTGCTGTGCTCGGGCGTGCTGTCGGACTGGCTGATGCGGCGCGGCGCGTCGCAGGGCTTCGCGCGCAAGCTGCCGATCATCTCGGGGCTGCTGATCTCGACCTGCATCATCGGCGCGAACTATGTCACGTCGACGGGCTGGGTGATCGCGTTCATGACGATCGCATTCTTCGGCAACGGCTTCGCGTCGATCACGTGGTCGCTCGTGTCGGGCCTCGCGCCCGCGCGGCTGCTCGGCCTCACGGGCGGCGTGTTCAACCTGATCGGCAACCTGTCCGCGATCGCGACGCCGATCGTGATCGGGCTGCTCGTCGACGGCGCGGACTTCTCGCGCGCGATCACCTACATCGCCGCGATGGCGCTCGCGGGCAGCCTGTCGTATGGGCTGCTGGTCGGCAAGGTCGAACGCATCGACGCTTGA